Genomic segment of Helicobacter sp. 12S02232-10:
TGCTTCAATCGTACGTTCTACATCGCTTGCTTTGAGGGATATTTTAATGTTTTCAAACCCAAAGTCTTCTAATAATTTGATATTGTAAAGAGCAGACTCTACCATACCCTTTGGCGTAGGCCCATATTTTTTCTCAAACTGCTTTTCTAAACTTCCGCTATTGACGCCTATGCGTATGGGGATTTGTTTTTGATTGCAAGCATCTGCAACTGCTTTGATTCTGTCTTTTGTCCCTATATTTCCGGGGTTGATACGAATGGCATCCACACTTTGTGCAGCAATAAGTGCAAATTTATATCGAAAATGGATATCTGCTACGATTGGCAGAGGAGAAACTTTTTTGAGCTCTGCTAAAGCATTAGCATCTTTTTCATCACTTACAGCTACTCGAACAATATCGGCTCCTGCAAAGTGGAGTCTATCTATTTGTTTTTTAGTGGCATCTATATCTGCAGTTTTTGTAAAAGTCATACTCTGAACGCTGATAGGAGCATCTCCGCCAATGGGAACATTTCCTACAAAAATTTGTTTAGTGGGGTATCGAGGATTCAACATTGTTTTTCCTTAGATTTTGAAAATATTATAAGCAATATTACGTTTTAATTTATTATTTAATTTAAAATTAAATTTGATAAGGATATAACGCTAAACTATGCTATAATTATACACAAAATTTTCACTCTATATTAAGGTAGCTTCACAACAAAGAACGCTTAATCAAAATCTTTAAATTTGTATTCAAAGCTGGGGTGCTTGTGCTTAAAGTTCGAAACAAAATTAATCTAATCGGTAATGCTCTTGATATTGTTTTTAATAACGGCGAATATTTGCTGGTAGATCACAACTATAGAGTGTATAAATTTTCACTGAAAGAATTTATGTTTTCTTTCAGTAAGCAAGTTGCTAAAAACATTCCTCCACATCATCGTTATTCTAAAGCTATCGGCTGTTCTGCGGATGGTTATATAATTGCTCCTAAGAATAAAAGCTCAATCGGTCGAATTTATAAGCTTGAAAATAACCATATTTTCTTAGCAACTCGTTTGAGATGGCATCAAGCTGATATCAGTGTTTCAAAATTTTCTGAAGATTCCAGATATCTTGCTACGGGCGGGGAGGATGGGAGAGTTTTTATTTACACTCATCCCAATCATAGACTCAACACTTTTTTGCCTCGAAAACCCGATTATATCTCTTCAATTGTTTTTAGCAAAAGTTCAGAAAAAATTTGCTATGCCTCTTATGATTTAACTTTAACGATTTATGATTTAAAAACAGATTCTCAGATGTTTGTCATAAAGACGCCCAGTGTTGTCGAAGATATGACTTTTTTC
This window contains:
- the ispG gene encoding flavodoxin-dependent (E)-4-hydroxy-3-methylbut-2-enyl-diphosphate synthase — encoded protein: MLNPRYPTKQIFVGNVPIGGDAPISVQSMTFTKTADIDATKKQIDRLHFAGADIVRVAVSDEKDANALAELKKVSPLPIVADIHFRYKFALIAAQSVDAIRINPGNIGTKDRIKAVADACNQKQIPIRIGVNSGSLEKQFEKKYGPTPKGMVESALYNIKLLEDFGFENIKISLKASDVERTIEAYKMLRPLVNYPFHLGVTEAGTIFHSMIKSSMALGNLLMDGIGDTMRVSITGELEEEIKVAKAILRYSGRQKDGITIISCPTCGRIEANLVDAVKEVEKRLSHIKTPLNVSVMGCAVNAIGEAKHADIAIAFGNHDGLIIKNGEILCKLPEDKILEVFIKEVEQLALERQTQE